In Anthocerotibacter panamensis C109, the sequence ATCATCCTGGTCCAGGCAGGGATTCACTCTGGGGAAATCGAGGGCAAGGATGCAGGATTTGCCCTGATCCGGGAGATGGTCGTCACCGGTCAGAAAAAGCACCTCCTCGACCATGCGATCTTGCTGTTTATCCCTATCTTTAGTGTCGATGCCCACGAGCGGTTTGGTCCCTATAACCGCATCAATCAAAATGGCCCGGTCGAAATGGGCTGGCGCACCACCGCCCAAAACTACAACCTCAACCGTGACTTCCTCAAGGCTGACAGCCCGGAGATGCAGGCATGGCTCGGGCTTTTTCAGCGCTGGCTACCGGATCTGGTGGTGGATTCGCACACCACCGATGGAGCAGACTACCAGTACGACCTGACCTATGGTCTGGAGATGCACGCCAATCTACATCCCAGTCTTGTTGCTTGGCAAAAAACAGCCTTTGACCGCAATATTTTTCCGGCACTCACCCATATGGGCCACAAAGTCGCGCCCTATATCGTCTTGCGCGATGAGAAAGACCTCGTCAAGGGCTTTGAGGATTCCGCTTCCTCCCCACGCTTCTCCACCGGCTACGCCGCCATCCAAAACCGTCCGGGGCTCCTGCTGGAGACCCACATGCTCAAGGACTATAAAAACCGGGTCATCGCCACCTACGACACCCTGGAGCAATTGCTGGTCTATATCAATCAGACTCCCGGCACCCTCCGCCGTGCCGTGACCGAAGCGGACCAGCAGACCATCGCGCGCAGCCAGCGCTACGACCCCAACCGGCGCTATCCTCTCAGCCTCAAGCTCACCGACCGGAGCATCCCCTTCGATTTCTTGGGCGTGGAGTACACCCGCGAACTGAGTCCCATCTCGGGTTCGCTGTGGGTGAAGTACGACCCGACCCGGCCCAAAACCTTCACGATCCCCTACTACAACAACTTTGAGGTCGAGCGGGCTGTCGCCCCGCCCTTAGGCTATATCGTACCCGTCTGGCTGACGGTGGTCCTCGACCGGCTCAAAGCCCACGGCATCGCCTACCAGACCTTGACCCAACCTTTAACCCGGATGGTCCAGACCTATGAATTCAGTAAAGTGAGCTGGCAGCCCACTCCCTTTGAGAACCACCACCTCATCCAGGACTTGACCCTGACACCTATCGAACGCGAGGTCACCTACCCGGCAGGCTCCGCAGTGGTCATGCTCGACCAACGGGCCGCCAATGTGGTCATGCACCTGCTAGAACCAGACGCCCCCGACTCCCTACTGCGGTGGGGCTACCTCGACGCCATCTTTGAGCCCAAGGAATACGCCGAAGACTACGTAGCCGAAAAACTGGCCCGCGACATGCTCGCCCGCGACCCCAAGCTCCAGACAGCATTTGAACAAAAACTTACAAGCGACCCTAAATTCGCAGGCAGCCCCACCGCCCGCTTAAACTTCTTCTATGAGCGCAGTCCTTACTATGACCAGAAGCTCAACGTCTATCCCATTGGGCGTATCCTTAGTCCACGCTAGAGCTAGTCCACGCTAGAGCCCCGTGCCCAAGCAGGTTGGGGAGGACGGCCTCCCACAGCAGTTAAGCTTCGCGCGAGCCGTTGCGCACACACAGCATCTGGTTCCCGCCGCGCTGAAATTCATAGGGGACCTGACGGATTTCCACGGTGTAGCCCTGTCCTTGCAAGTGCTGGACCACGGGAGGGACCAGGGTTGAAGGCTCCCCGGTTACATCTATGAGCGGGAAGACCCGCACCTCATGAGCCACCCGGCACATTTCCTGGACTGAGGCCAGATGAAAGGGCAAAGAGAGCTGTTCGGAATAGGTAAACAGCAGATGGGAGCATAGCGCTAGGTCAAAAGCGCCATCCGCAAAAGGCAGTTCTGGTAGGGCCTCGGCCACATAGCGCCCCTGACCCTGACCGACTTTAAAGTCAGAGAGAAAGCGTCCCATCGTAGATAGGCGTAGCTGATCCAGGTATTCGGGAGAGGGGATTTCCTCCCAGACAAAATGTTCTTGATGGGCAAACACCGCCCGCATGATCAGTGGGTGGGTTGCCTGGATCTGCGCGGCAATTTCCGCGGGCGTGTACTGATAGAGGGGGTCGCAGGAGACGATGGGACGCCCGATGGCACTCATCTCCGCGTTAAAGCTCGCCGGTCCCCCCCCGCAGTCCAGAAACTGTAGCCCCAGGTCCTCATGGGTCAGGTCAAACATCCGGGTGTACTCCGCCAGGGAGCGGCCCCAAGGAATTACCGATTCTAACTTGATGTCGATAGCCATGGCTGGTTCCTCATGTGGTCTGAGGTGTGTCGAAGTCGTGCTCATCCAGGATTAGAGCATCGCACTCGATCTCGACTAGCATCGCGGGGTCGATTAAACGGCGCACTTCGACCCTACTTTGGGCAGGACAGACGCCTCAAACTACTCCCTATGAGCCTTGCCAATGATTTCACTGTCCATGGGGCTCTTGTCCCGCCGGTGGGGGCAGTGCTATTTGCGCGTGACTTCTAAGATATAGTCCGTCTGCCATTCACTCCAGACCTGGATCGTCAGCTCCGTCTTGCCGGGGACATTGCCCTGCCAGGAACGGGTACGGGGGCGGGCAGCCTGTTCAGGGGTCGCCGCCTCAAGGACAAATACGTAGGCTTGCTTGAGCGGCGAAATAACGTTGATATAGAGTTTTTGGTCGGGAGCGACGATGACTTTGTACTGGTAGATCCGTCCCGGACGAACTTCATCTTGGACAGAACTAAAGACTTGGTTCCATAACATCGGAAAAGTCCGGTCGATAATAGTTTCTTCGGTAGCGGCTCGGGCCATGGCTACATTCCCCAAGGCGATGCTCAACATTCCTGCTCGTAAAACTTGTCGTCGGTTCATCCTGCGCTCCGCTATCCTCCCTACAGCATATCCCCCCAGGATTATCGCTTGCCCTTGAGCATCACTTCCTGGACCCATTGCGCCATATCCTGCGCTGCTTGTAGGCGGACCAACCCCCGTGCTATCTGACCCATGCGCTGACGGGTAGCGGTTTGCTCCATGAGGGTGAGGACGGTACGCGTGAGGATGGGTGCGGTGAGGGTCTGCTCCTGAAACATCAGGGCTGCCCCCCGGTCTACCAAGGCACGAGCATTAAATGCTTGATGGTCATCGGCGGCGTAGGGGTAGGGAATGAGAATACTCGGGCGGCTCGTGGCGCACAACTCCGCAAGGCTGACCGCCCCAGAGCGAGAGATTACCAGATCCGCTCGGTACAAGAGCGCACCCATTTGACGCCAAAAAGCGATGGGCCAATAGTGAGGATGGCTGAGGGCTTCCTGACAGCGGGTAAACTCCCCCGCTCCAGTGAGGTGCACGATCCACAAATCCCGCTCCAGCCATGCCGGGGCACATTCCCGGACCAGGCGATTGATCCCCTGTGCCCCCTGTGAGCCGCCCATCACCAGCAAAACCAGGGCTTGCGGGGGGATCTCCAAACCCTGGAGTGCGCTTGGCTCCAGACAATCAGCGCGGACAGGCGTGCCAATCCAACGGGTCGGGACATCCGGCAGATACTGCACCGCCTCGACCAAACCTAGTCCGACTCCTTGCGTGAAGCGGGAAAAAAAACGGGTGACCTTCCCAGGGAAAGCATTGGACTCATGGAGTAACACAGGTAAACCCAGAGAACGAGCCGCGAGAATAGCAGGTGCGGCAATATAGCCCCCCGTCGTAAAAACCCCCGCATAACCCTGTTGCAGCAGTTGGCGGACCTCCCCCAGAACCCGGACTAACTTTACGCCCAAGCGTAGCCAGGTAAGCGGTGATTTCGTCTGGAGCCCTTCCATCGGGACTGTCACCAAAGGATAGTGCCCCGGAATCAACCGTTCCTCCAGGCGTCCCGGCACCCCCAGCCAAGTAATATCCCAATCTTTAAGTTCCTGAGCTACCGCCAAAGCCGGAAAGATATGACCGCCTGTACCGCTTGCCGCCA encodes:
- a CDS encoding M14 family metallopeptidase, with protein sequence MGIRSVWLGVLSAGIILVNMPVESAPVTNWQTQAEATNYQQTARYPETVAYARRLAEASAFVNFQTMGKSPEGRDIVLLVVSKDQAFTPEAARATGKEIILVQAGIHSGEIEGKDAGFALIREMVVTGQKKHLLDHAILLFIPIFSVDAHERFGPYNRINQNGPVEMGWRTTAQNYNLNRDFLKADSPEMQAWLGLFQRWLPDLVVDSHTTDGADYQYDLTYGLEMHANLHPSLVAWQKTAFDRNIFPALTHMGHKVAPYIVLRDEKDLVKGFEDSASSPRFSTGYAAIQNRPGLLLETHMLKDYKNRVIATYDTLEQLLVYINQTPGTLRRAVTEADQQTIARSQRYDPNRRYPLSLKLTDRSIPFDFLGVEYTRELSPISGSLWVKYDPTRPKTFTIPYYNNFEVERAVAPPLGYIVPVWLTVVLDRLKAHGIAYQTLTQPLTRMVQTYEFSKVSWQPTPFENHHLIQDLTLTPIEREVTYPAGSAVVMLDQRAANVVMHLLEPDAPDSLLRWGYLDAIFEPKEYAEDYVAEKLARDMLARDPKLQTAFEQKLTSDPKFAGSPTARLNFFYERSPYYDQKLNVYPIGRILSPR
- a CDS encoding class I SAM-dependent methyltransferase; the encoded protein is MAIDIKLESVIPWGRSLAEYTRMFDLTHEDLGLQFLDCGGGPASFNAEMSAIGRPIVSCDPLYQYTPAEIAAQIQATHPLIMRAVFAHQEHFVWEEIPSPEYLDQLRLSTMGRFLSDFKVGQGQGRYVAEALPELPFADGAFDLALCSHLLFTYSEQLSLPFHLASVQEMCRVAHEVRVFPLIDVTGEPSTLVPPVVQHLQGQGYTVEIRQVPYEFQRGGNQMLCVRNGSREA
- the murG gene encoding undecaprenyldiphospho-muramoylpentapeptide beta-N-acetylglucosaminyltransferase; the protein is MAASGTGGHIFPALAVAQELKDWDITWLGVPGRLEERLIPGHYPLVTVPMEGLQTKSPLTWLRLGVKLVRVLGEVRQLLQQGYAGVFTTGGYIAAPAILAARSLGLPVLLHESNAFPGKVTRFFSRFTQGVGLGLVEAVQYLPDVPTRWIGTPVRADCLEPSALQGLEIPPQALVLLVMGGSQGAQGINRLVRECAPAWLERDLWIVHLTGAGEFTRCQEALSHPHYWPIAFWRQMGALLYRADLVISRSGAVSLAELCATSRPSILIPYPYAADDHQAFNARALVDRGAALMFQEQTLTAPILTRTVLTLMEQTATRQRMGQIARGLVRLQAAQDMAQWVQEVMLKGKR